The genomic interval acacactaagCATACTTTTCAGTCATAATacattaattgaaaaaaatttgaatACTCAGTAAAATTTCCACCTGTAAGTGAATACTCCATTTTTTTTGCCTCAAGAGCTGGCCAGCAAATTGCATTTGTGAGAATGATGTATGTTGTTGTATGTACTTACAATTTGTTTATTCCCTTATAGCAGTTCCAATACATGATATGCCATAATTTCCTTTTAGCTTATTTTATGTGTAATCTCCCCATAGAAGGTTTAGCTTCTTGATGATAGTGGTTTCTCCTCTGTTTTGATCTCTATCTATCGATCTATCTATCTAATGAAGTACCTAGTAAAATGAATGGTACATAGTAGATGCTTTATgaagatttattattttatgttcgAACTAGTTTCTTGCTCTCAGGAGTTTTCCATCCCATTGTGTTTGAACATGCAAGCCTTGTGTTAACTCCTCTTGAATATTCTCCTTAGTGCatctttcacttctttgttcCTCAGAGTGTAAATCAGGGGATTCAGCAGAGGAGTCACCAgtgtataaaagaatgaaatgcttTTGTTCATGTCCTGTGAATAACTGGATGGAGACTGGAGGTACATGGAGATGAGAGCACTGAAGAAAATGATCACTACAAGAAGATGAGAACCACAGATTCCAAAAGCCTTCTGCCTGCCCTGGACTGATTTTATCTTCAGGATTGCAAGAGTAATGTGCCCATAGGACACTAAAATGAGTGAGAGGGGCACTACCAAGAAGAAGACACTGACAGCAAAGACTTCAGCCTTGTTGATGGAGATGTCAGTGCAGGCCAGTTTCATTATGGCTGGGACTTCGCAGAAGAAATGGTCCAACTTGTTTCTCCCACAAAGGGGAAGTGTCATGGTCAATGCTGTATGTACCACAGAATTGCCaaagcctgtaatccaagcagtTATAACCAGTTGCAAGCAAAGTTGTGGATGCATGATCACCATGTAGTGGAGTGGGCGGCAGACAGCtgcatagcggtcataggccatcacagtcagGAGGACACACTCCATTCCCCCAAGTCCCAAGGCAATGAGTAGCTGGCTCACACAGCCACCATAAGTGATGGTCTTATCCTTTCCTTTGAAGTTGATCAGTGTTTGAGGGATCGTACAAGTAGTCCCACAAAGATCCATAAAAGAGAGAttggagaggaagaaatacattggGGTTTGGAGATGAGGATCCACAACTGACAAAAATATAATTGTGCCATTGCCTAGAATGCTCAATAAGTATATGACCAGGATGACCCCAAAGAGAGCTGTTTCCAGCTGAGGCCTATTGGAGAAGCCCAGGAGAATAAATCCAGAAAAGGTGCTGTCATTGTCTCTTTCCATTGTACTCTTACTTGTTGAATCAAGAGATCTTTTTTATCTTGCACCCTTTAAtccatgttctttttcttaaCCTGGGTAAACAGAGTTCAATGGGGAACCCGAAGTATTTTCATGGTTACTTTTTTGTTGGCAAGAGAGGAGGTGATAAACAGCTGCTATGTATGGTGTGCCTTTGATGGCATAAGCACTGTCTgtgtattttgtcacaataactCTAAAAGACTGGCAATGTCATTACCTTGGTTGAATACTTATGGCACTGAGGGTTAAAGAGTTTCACTAATTTTGCTAGGGTGACTCACCTAATAAATGGCACAGATAGGATTTAAATTGACTCCACAATGCTATTTCACTGCTGATAGGGacactgctttttaaaatgattttacaaACTTAAGGATAACTTGtttctctaaaaaataaattcagtctTCCTAAATAAGTTACAAATTTGCTACACCCCTGATTTCTCTATCCTGGTTTTCCATTAAGGCATTGAAAGATTTCAGACTGGCTCTCCTAATTCTGTTTCATGCAGAGaacataattattttctgaagctGCATAGAAAGGCAAATTCACCATTTCCCAATTGTATTTGACAAagaattaaatgttttaatgCATAAACCAATGAACTCTTTTGGTACTGTGGTGTGGAATCATTTTATTGATGGGAAAGAATCTGCTAGAAATGATTTTAGAGCTCACTGTACTCAAACCTCGTATTTTAGGACCAAACCTGAGGAAACATCATTGCTACCGTTTTAAGTAAAAACTGAGAGAACCACCAGACCAATATTTAATTTCCAGACcaatatttaattttcctttttgctctttttataacttttaaatttcttcagtgtaatgaaacattattttttcaacttttccTTCTGCACTGCCTAAAATATCAACTTCAcaaaaattgttcttttttctattaaaatacttGGGACTGAaatctttctccatctctgtgtCTCACACATCTCCTATGATTAAATTTGGTAGCAAATAATACCTGAATGAgtaatttattattgttattactattaaaatgattgttattgttatttcagAGGGGCTGTGGATCAAACTTAGGATCCCATGCATGCTAACACTCGTGTTCTACCCCTGAGTTTACACCACTCCCAAGAGTAGTATCTTACCACCATAGTCTGGAGTCTGGCATATAGACACttgtaaaatatttgttgaataaacaaaaaataagagaagCTTAAAAACTGTCATAGGGTATGGATAATGAATTTAGGGATTATACAAATTTATAGGTGTTCAggggaaaaacaagagaaaatctcTAACAGTAGTTATTAAATAGTTGTATCATCTCCCATATAAGAGAAAACTTTAGCTGCCTAAAAAATTTGGTCTACTTGGAAAGATGAactttaatttcaatttcttcACATATATCAAAGATACATGGTAATGAGCAGCCATacatattcaagtttttaaaaaaatgctgtgTTGTATGGAACATTGTAGGACTCTGATTATCTTTTGTAAACGTCATTTTTCTAAGAGCAAAATTTATGAGCAGTCAAAAGGATACCTTGTCTCTTATGCCTTTCCTGTTGGATTCTTGGTGTCTCTAATCTCTTATATTCCTAAATTCTTTCAGTTATTGCTTCAGAGGCAGTTACTGTCATGCCAGAGTATAATTAACTTGGGATAACTTCTAAGATGCAATAAAATGggaattaaaatatttgtattctaTGTATAAATCTGCCATTGATATGGTTTGAGAATCTAACTCTGTAAACATTCCTACTTCCTAGCCTTTTTCGTGTcctggaaagagagaaaagaaaccccTGTAGCTCTTTACTGAAAACTGGACAAGTTTACGTTCCCACAGATCTAATGTCATGTCTTGAATAAGTACTCCTAAGTCTTGCACATGCTTTAGTGAATGAACATGCTTTGTAatttatctttcatattttcaGCCCTTGTTTCAAGATATCTAGAGTCAGAAAAATGGTAAGAATCTCTACcatccttttttaaaatgttgttagTGCTTACCTTTGGCTTTTTCTCTCTATCCTTGTGCTTTAAGGATAATGAAAAATGAGCTTCTCAAATGCACCATGAGAGTTGAAGTGTCTTACAATGTGTTACAATTTTATAagtgttatatttttttcttagaggTCATGTAATGGCCTCATTAACTTAGTCTGACatacttttgaattatttttttcttctcagcaaTGTACGGAAGGTAACCTGAATCAAGAAAAGTATTCACCCTGACAAGATATGTATAATTCATTATAATCACAAAAGTAGAATTAAACTGTATaggctatttaaaaaatttctatatgGTTGCATTAGTTTCCTATGGCTGCCTACAAGAAACTGGAGGCAGTTTCTtaagacaacaaaaatttattgtctcacagttctggaggataGAAGTCCCAAATCAAGGTGTGAGCAGGACCATGCTGCCTCTGAAACCTGTGGAGTAGAATCCTTCCTTTCATCTTCTGGTACTTTTGGTGGTTTACTGGCATTTTCCTCTCACATGTTGGTTTTTTCTACTTATAAGGGTAACAGTCACATTGGATTAAGTAAGGTCCACTCAAGGTCATTATAActtcatcttaacttgattataTATGCAAagactttattttcaaataagttgTCATTCACAAATAGTGGAGTTTAGGATTTCAACCTATCTtctgtgggatggggagggggtagTACAGCCTATAAAAATAGTGTAATTCATTCAGCCTTGCCGAGGCTTAATGAGTCTTTATTTTAAACACCTGCTGCATAGTGGTAAACCTAAGATGAAGGTGTTAGTTCTATCCTATTCTAAGTCTGTAAATAAGGTAAACTATGGTTATGATAATTGTTAGTATTATTATCCGTAATGTTGCTATCACTGTGATTTCTACTGATGTGTGCATAGTAGCAGTCTAGAGTAATAGGAAAGCTGATGCAAACTTGACAAGAATATCCATTTAAAGattttctcatatatatatgtcTCTGTAACATGTTGAAGATGTAAATCATCAATACATATCACACACTTAAAAACTTAATGTCTGACATGAAGGTTGAGTGGAAAGGCCATTCACTTCTCTAGTGCAGTGGTATTTACCTATTGTAGAGTTCAGATTCCTCTTCTAGTTCAGAACTTACTGTCATACCAAACTCATGCATAGACATCAATTCTCAGAATAGCACCACCACATTTTATGATGTAAGGAATCAGAAGTGAAAGAGCAATCTTAGCAGACCCAGGGAACAATTGAATAGGCTTTGGACCAAGAACATGGCATCTTCCATAGAAGAATAACAAATGTTATCGACATTCAGTTACCTTTGGGAAGAAGCAAGATATGTAATCAATGAAACTAGATGATTTCACCTTGATTGGAAagttaatattgaaaaataaagccaCATGAATGCTGAAGCCAAAACATGGCACATTCAGTTATTACCAAGTGTTGGGTTTGGATGAAGAACTGGAGAAAGGGGGTAGGGGATGAGGTAGGTAGAACAGAATCTATGGGATAGCTATAAATCCcatatattaaaattatgctTTGCATATGCTCCCCTTTGACAGAGAAGTCCTTGAAAATGAATAATTATCAAAGGAAAGTGAAATTCATTCAAGCTGCTAAAGTTAAAccaattcttttcaaaattagtGTTGACCAAACCCATGTCACTCCTAGTGTTTTCCCAGGAAGACTGTCCAGTTTTTAGAGTTTTGATGCAAAAGAGTTTTGCAAGTTGGGGTAGATAATTGAGCCTGTAACTAAACAGAAATTGGgatctttgaattttattaagtCTGCAAATGTATTAAAGGACTAATGTTATATCTGATGAATGATATTACAAGCCAAAATCAAGGTACATTCTTTAGGGACTGAGATGTTTGaggatatgtttatttttaatagctcCCAGAATGTCATGCCCCATGTAACTCATTAGCCTCAGTTTTGGTACCCAGAGGTTGACCGCCTCTGGGGAATAGTAAGAAGGTAGGCTTTGGACAGGTGAAATCAACAGATAATCTTTTTCTGCTAAATCGATGAGGAGTGAACCTATTATCTATACTTAACTTCCACTTTGCATATTAGTAGTATTGATTGCAGTTATGGGTCAATCTTTAAATTCTTCAtccttattttcataaatattgctTCTTCCTATTTAATAGAGGAAAAAAGTGGTCATTAGGCATAAATTTATGTACCTTTTATTCTATATTAGTTTATACTTGTGCTATTATTGACTCACTAAAAGATATTATCAACTCTGTTACCTTCCAGTGTTTTCTGAGAGCTTGTCAGACAAACCTGATCTATTCCATCTTCAGTTTCTGATATTCCATTAACTCTCATACATagcttaaaaatattcttaagtgTATTCTATCAGAGAAAATTTAGAGGACCAAGGTATTGTTCATAGtacagtgtgtgcttagcatgtgagaGACCCTTGGTCCAATCCTTAACACCAACCaatcaaaaaaatagaattaaacttTCATCCATTCAGTCTcttttagttcttttctttccttaacttATAATCTATGTATTTCTCCTTCTAACAAACTTTCAAATGTTGTTATTTGCTTCTTTCCCTATCACTCTGGAAAAGCTTCTTTCAGTGACATTTCCAGTACTCTTCCTGTCATACAAAAAAGATGAGCTAACTATCATTTTACTTGACACAATTTGACTTTGATGACCTTTCTCTCCTTTGAGAAATTATGTCGTTTATTAActaatctctttttatttttatgattactTGGTCTCATGATTCTCAGTTTTCTGGAacaacaggtgtgcaccacattGCCCActgtttttggttgagatggagtctcacaagctttttgtctgtgctggcctcaactgctatcctcctgatcagcctcccaggtagctgggagtATAGAAgtgagccagtggcacccagGTCTAATTCTTATTACTAATTAATGCTCACTAATTTCTGGCTGCCTATGTTCCACACTAGAAAGGGAACTCCTCCCAGATTGGACCTATTTCTGCTTCACCTTTCTATTCCTAGTGCCTGATTCCATGTGTAGGTCTCAAAGTTTTTATGcttaatcaatataaaattaatgAGCTATGATTCTGGAAATTTGAATTCAGTGTCAAAGGAACTCTTGTTTGGTGAACTGAGAGAAAACTATGCAAAGTACTTTATCATCTTCTCTGTATATGTTGaagtttatgtatatatactccCCATTGCATATTGATTTGAGGCCAAATCATGAAGGTGTATGGTAGAAATActgttttaagtttatttttaattgacagaaatacatatttatggggtacatgtggtaattcaatacatgtatatggTATACAATTATCAAACCTTAGTAATTTGCATATCTTTCAATACAATCATTCATCATCTTTGCCATAAAAACATCTGAAatctcttctagctattttgaaacatATATTACAGTATTGTTAACTATGGTCACCCTACTGTGTAATGGAACACCAGAATTTTTCTTCCAATCTAATTGTAACTTTGTACCCATTAACTATTTTTTTctcatcctcttcttcctcttaccTTTTCTACTCTCTTGTAATTACTGTTCTAGTCTCAACTTCTAAAGGTTTCAATTCTGTAGGTTTTAATAGCTGaatgtttctatttctttcatttaaattttcaacTGTTGAAACCTAGAGCTTCTCTTTGAATTTGTATAATTTCACTTTCTTGGTCAATATTTTATAAACCTTAACCTGCaactatatattttatacttgCTTTATTAATGTGTCCCTATAGTTAGTAGGTACACATAGAGGATTCTTCtctcaaagaatgagaaatcaaTGCTAAGCAATTAATTATATCTTTTAGAAAATTTGCTTAATTCACCCTTATGGAAATGTTAAAGCCCAGTTTTACTTGGTCACTTGGTGTGAGAGCTTCATTAATCAGCTGTTGCACCCTCTGTCTGTTTGTTTCCCTATTGGGGATTATCAATCAGCACTTACAGTTTTGTTATAGCAAAAAGTATCTTAACTAAACTATCCCAGGATTAATTGTCTAACTTATGTTGCTTGCTTATGTAGAAAAAATGTGCATGTGTAAACTTTATAAACAAATACTTAGTATTCCCAAGTATAGACTTTCTCTTGActataaattcaatttaaaaagtatCCATATTAGTCataccagaaataaacccataagTTTTAGAAATACCAAAATGTTGCTATAAATTAACCTTGTGAGTTAGTGTTCACCAATACAATCAGGCAGGAATAAGATCTATAATTATTGGAAAAGAAATAGTAAGATattaatattttcacaaaatacaattatatacttaaaagcaaagccatatttttttttccaaaataatatgTTTTCCAAGGTCATGGATTACAGAATTGTTGCTCAAAAAGCAACAATTGTGGCACATTCAAAGCATAATCTGTTGGAAAAGGGTCCTAGCTAAAATAGTGACCGACAAGTTATAACATATGTAAGACATTATATCATATATGGTATCATGAAAATAACTGAAGCTTCAGTTTAGTTAATATTTCTGTATATTGGATTGAAAGTGAACTAAAGGACAAAGAATACCATATAAGATTGATAATAAATGATTGACTTGGTAATATacacatatactcacacactTGTAAGATTTGTATGCATTGGCCATGAGCTAGCAAAATACATATTCTTTGGAGAATTGTGTTAATCACTCTGTACATTAAGGGAAAAGGTCAATGATATGCAAAGCAATAGAGATGTTGAAAggagatggaagaaaataaagggaaaaggagaaatagggggataaagaaaaattgaagaagtggaagaagaaaggaaacctTTTAGATCAAGAATAGCAACCCCACAGAGGACATACTGTTAGTAAAACAAATTGGATTAGATTTGAGAAATATCAACTGCCGAAACCTAAATAAAATGTAACTAATGCATTTTACAGTTCAAATTGATAGAAATTTTGTTAcccacttattttttttaaacttggaacagaaacttgtttgtttttctccacaATGATGTCCATTTGAAgttctatatttaattttatgaagaacACTTCAGAAATCAGCTTGAGAGTGATCATTTTGTGCTAATTCaatgtgtaaaataaaaacaaaattttcagtTTGAAGAACTGAGTTTCTAGACCAAAGGAATTCACTTTTCGGTAAACAAACttttgaaaagagaaaggaactgTACGTGTGAGAAAAAGATgtttaaacaaaagtaaaacattcCATAAGTATCCTATGAGAAGAATAGCTTGTGCTCAAAATCCCATCTTACAGTATTCCTTATTTAGATACCcataaaactttttttgtgggactagggtttgaactcatagcctttaCCACtagagctactccaccagtccttttttgtgttgggtgttttcaacacagggtcttgggaactacttgccctgggctggcttcaaaccagaatCCTCCAGATACCTGCCTCTTAAGTATCTAGAACTAAGCCACCTGACCCCAGCAAAACCTTTTAATGATTAATTAAGCAATAGTTAATGTTTTATCTGAATACAGAATTCATAAATAGGAATTCCTACAGTTGATTATTAGATAAAAATTTGTGAAAGTATATATTTATAGTGATAAATAGATGTAAGTAAATAATCATGATATTCATGTCAGAAAAATAAGATGAGAAATATTTAAGGTTCTGAAGTTGCTACTTAAATCAGAAAATATCTTACCTGCTCAAAACCAATTGTTCCCTAAATCAAACTCAAGTTAAGTAGAAGGCAAGAgcaaagatgagaaaagaaatcatgaaaaggaaaataatcaaaaaagaaagttaataagatccaaaagctgtttctttgaaaataataatcaaattGATTTTTCACTAGAGCTAAATGGTGTTGGTGCCCTTTCTGGATTTGAAACCTTGGAGAAGCAGAAGGAAACCTCCCCCTACAAGTGACCCCAGTGGCCTGCGAGTGGAGGCTTTTAGGTAATGTTATATGTTAGACAATACCTGGTAACCTAGAGTGCACCTTAAACTTGTCTTGATTGTCTAAGGAAAGACATAGTTTCTCCAAACCTGCTCAGTTCCCATTGCACTTACCAGGTAGGTACTCATATCAGGACCTCCTGGGCAGGGAATTTAGCTTCCAAGTCTCACTCAGAATGGGAAACAATGCTATCAAGAAATCTACAAGGGTGATGAAGCAGTTATTGCTGGAGTTTAGGGAGTTTGTCAAGATTGGGATCCCAGGGGCTGGACAGAAAATTTCAATAGGGAAAAGTTCTTCGGTTACTCTTGTTCTCACTATACCAGGAATAAACTGCTTAAGAATCATCTCTTCTCTCAACCTGCACATCTGTGTACAGTGAGAATGAGAGAGTGGCCAAACAGTGAGAATGAGAGTGGCCGAACAGTGAGAATGAGAGTGACCGAAGAATTTTTCCATATTGAAATTTTTTGTCCAGCCCCTGGGGCCCCAATCTTGACAAACTCCCTAAACTCCAGCAATAATTGCTTCATCCCCCTTGTGGGTTTCTTGATGTCATTATCCCACTCTAGGAATAGTGACCTGGCAGACAGTTCTCCAGGGATATTCAAGGAGTTAAAAGACCTGGAGGTTGTTCATAGGCTTCCATGAAAGATGGCATAACCTCTCCTTCTCCGCTCCCCAAGaaactccaaaacaaaaacatatacaaataacACCAATGACAAATAAACTTCTCCATTTTGAGTTATCTCTTCCTTTGTAGGATTGACCAGTTCTCTAAATACAGAGTTTATGTTTCTGCTGATGTACTCTGTTAGCAATACCATCCTTAATCTCACAAATGTTTGATCTATCATTGTTGCTTGTGATCAAAGGAGACATTTTGTGGCAAAGGAAGTTAGGTAATGGGCATATGGCCAGGATTTGCTGGTCTTGACGTATATTCTTTCTCCCAGAAGCACTGAGCCTACCCTAACAGTAGAACAACTCCTCACAAGCTCAATAAATGTATTTTGGGGCTAACGTCCAGCACTTTTGGGATGTTATACTCCAGGATGCTGTGTATGGGTGGTAAGGTGGGCAATTTACGATGGTGTGTCCCTAAGACTATAATGTATAAAGTGCCAAACAGTAAGTATCAGCTACTGCTTTTCTGTATAACAAACCACCAAATAAGTGGTTTAAAACACCAACCATTTGTGACTCAATTATTTGAGACAGAAATGTGGGCTATACTTAGCTGTGTTCTTCTGGTCTTGGTTTGCCTCATTCAAGTGCCTGTAGTTAGGTTTGAGATCAGTTTGGGCAGACTGGCCTAGGATGACCATAGCTGGAATGGCTTGTGTCTGTTTGATACTGTTTCTCATCTTCCAGTAGAATGGCCTGGGCTTATTCACATGGTGGGGACAGATTTCTAAGACAGGggtgaggaagggagagaagaaaaaggaggaggaggcagaggagaaaggaacagagcagataaaagaaggaaaaggatgggaaaggaggaggagaagaaaacatgaaagacGTTTTCAGGTCTTGGCTTAAAATTCACACAGTATCATTTTTACTACATTGCAAGTCATAAGACCAATCCAGTTTCAAAAGGTACTGAAAGAATCTGCCTCAGGATAGAAGGAACTTCAAAGTCTCATTGTAAAGTGCAAAGAGAGGAAGATAGAAATTTTGGCCATTTTTGCAGTCAACTGAGCATGCATGTatgactgattttttaaaaatcattacttctttttctccctttttaattttttgtgctgggtaggggtacatggtggcatttacaaaagttcttacaatatatcaagtatatcatacttaaattcacctcctccaccattctcttctatccccctccttccattcctggacgagtttcagcagatatcatttttcagtttacatacatgtatacacagtatttgcatcatattcaccctcctacaccctttccccacccctgCTACCTCCCTCTGATTCCAACCCCCCCCCATAGGACCTGTTATGCCCtcttgaaaaatgacatttttgtttatttaagatagctacacaggaatttccttatggcacttccatgtatttatgtattatagctTTGGttaatctctatttttcttctttttaccttagtccttttcttgtggtggtttcaaccagtttaaagattctacattcattcttgtatacagaaTACATCAACCagattcaccttcttaacttccttcttttactacCCCTCCCCTCCATGTGATGTCtgcttagtgtgacctgtttttcataatattgctgt from Castor canadensis chromosome 8, mCasCan1.hap1v2, whole genome shotgun sequence carries:
- the LOC109694843 gene encoding olfactory receptor 2B8-like; translation: MERDNDSTFSGFILLGFSNRPQLETALFGVILVIYLLSILGNGTIIFLSVVDPHLQTPMYFFLSNLSFMDLCGTTCTIPQTLINFKGKDKTITYGGCVSQLLIALGLGGMECVLLTVMAYDRYAAVCRPLHYMVIMHPQLCLQLVITAWITGFGNSVVHTALTMTLPLCGRNKLDHFFCEVPAIMKLACTDISINKAEVFAVSVFFLVVPLSLILVSYGHITLAILKIKSVQGRQKAFGICGSHLLVVIIFFSALISMYLQSPSSYSQDMNKSISFFYTLVTPLLNPLIYTLRNKEVKDALRRIFKRS